The Rhizoctonia solani chromosome 1, complete sequence sequence GCCTTGCGCGTTCCGGCCGCCTTCATCCCCACCTAGAGTGCCATCCTCCTCCTGGTCCTCCTGGTTCTCTTGGCCCTCCTCCTCGGGTAGGTCATCTCGATTAGCCGGGCCTTCGGCTTCATCAGGATCCCCCGAGCCAGTCGGCGGAGCGTCTGATCCTTCCTGCGCAGCGGTGAGGGTATAGCCAGCCATTACTTGAATTGAATAGCTAGCATCGGCCTGCCATTGCGAAACAATAAGTTGGTTCGATGGAGGGAACCAACGGGCCTGGCCAGTTCGATCGGGATACTTCTTTCGATCCTGGCGAAGAATATGCTTCAATAACCTATAATAATATTGCTCATTGTGAATCCCTTCAAAGTTAGGCTCGACCTTACTCAGTACGCTTGGCTATGGGGTATTTACGAAACCGACTCATTTGGGTATCGATGTACGTCCAAAATGCTAGAGTCTTCTGTGGCGCCCCATCGACCCTTCTCTTCTTTCCCCTGCCACGGTTCCCTACCTGAGCATTCGCATTTTCCACAGCCTTTTTAGCTTGGGCTTCCACTTCAGCCTTGATGTAATCTTCGGATAGTTGTCGCTGTGAGGAAGAAATTGAAATGAGTTCACGGTGCAAGATAGGTATTCCCTTACCAAAAGGGCAAACTGCTTTAAATGATCCTCAGATATCTGGAATCCTTGGATTGAAAGCTTCTCGCCAGTGCTGGCAATATCAGTCTTGTCCTCAATCGAGCCAAAAATCTACATTTGGCGTGAATTTAGTTGTGACCAGGCGTTAAAATCTAATGGGCTTACCTTCCGACGTAATTCGCCACGAAAGCCGCTGAGAATTTCGGCAATGGCTGAGGAGAACTTCCTAGTAGTCATAAGGCCCTCCTGAACTACCTGCGGGATCTCATACGAGGCCGGGTTCTCTCTCATATGCCGCTGGTAGTTACGCGTTAATAGTGGATAGACTAGAAAAGAAACTGTAACTTACCACAAATCGAGCTGTACAGCCGCGAACATAATACGGAATGTTTGGGTCGAGCAGTCCGCCTTGGATCCGCCGCTTGATGTTCTCTTTAAACGTACTGGACCTAAGAAAATCCTCAACCTGGGCTTTTGTAGCATTCTGCCCCATCGCCATCATCCGCGCGTATAGCCGGATCGCCATAAAAGTGGCTCCCGGTAGCTTGAATTTTAATAGATTTTTAAACTTTCCAATAAAAGATAATAATAGGAACCTACTGCTGTAGTTCGCATAACGTCTTCCTTTGCTATGGAAGAGAGCCTATATTCTTCGCAGCAACCTTCAGCAAAGGCTAGTAGAGCGGGAGCTACAAGTGGTAACATGTAAAGATTGAGCAACAAAAGAGGAGCATATACCTACGAGTAGTGATGCGGCTCAAATCTATGTGGTCGAATGCACTTCCAGTGGTTGGGGCAGCCTGACCAACTGGACCAGATTGCACCTCGCCCTCGTCCACGTTGGACGAGGTTTCAGACTCTTCGTCAAACTGGTGGTCTCCACGATCTTCGTCACTAAAATAACCCATAGCAAGCAGTTTTGGGACAGACAGGACAGATACGAATGTTCAGAATACGGAAAAATAGTGATGTTGAAGTTCAAACCAGGCTGGATGTTGAACGTCTGAAACGTGCAAGGGGTAAGGTCACGTGCAAGGGCAAGGTACCCGGTCAAAAACAAATTCCTCATATGGATACAGCCgaacgcatacattcaatgCGCCCCTTTCCAGCAAATCATTCCCGAACCCCCATACTGACCTCATCAACCAAGACTTTCTTTGTCTACCGTAGAGGCTAATAAAAATTTACAGCAAGGTCCACGAAGCTCTCAACCCGTGCTCGATGGTGCCGGAGCGAGGGGACAACGCGGTTGTCCGATGAGGGGCGACTTAGAACACTCTAGGGGTAGGCGGAGCCGGGCGCGCCGCGCGGCGGCGGCCCAGGGAACAGGCATGCATGAGCAAAGCGCGAGTGGGCGGGCCACCCCGCGCTGGAACTATGTACAGTCAAACAGGCGACAGTCTAGAGATGGAAAAGCGGGAAGTAAAGAGATAAAAGACAAACAAATtggttattacaaagtagtaggttggtggtaggttgaaccaagctacactgcagggtgaactgtgagatggcacagggtgtaaaccaggtggacacaacccacatatggtgttagggtggattatagggaaagcatcagccctcctacaaaaagttgtgtactttacacacagcaataccaccatcccctaagttagggtgagtcatgtgacaactgaccacccatcccacacagaattgcgtacaacatgcagaagtatagcactgtggtcaatgttagggtgagtcacatgatcaatgattactccttgtactcacagttgcgtaccaagtacgcagctatatgacccacaatcatgttagggtgagtcacatgaccacccatcactctactcatgcagagttgcgtacttggtacgcaactatatcacacacaattgtgttagggtgagtcaca is a genomic window containing:
- a CDS encoding dynein heavy chain, cytoplasmic; the encoded protein is MGYFSDEDRGDHQFDEESETSSNVDEGEVQSGPVGQAAPTTGSAFDHIDLSRITTPPALLAFAEGCCEEYRLSSIAKEDVMRTTALPGATFMAIRLYARMMAMGQNATKAQVEDFLRSSTFKENIKRRIQGGLLDPNIPYYVRGCTARFVRHMRENPASYEIPQVVQEGLMTTRKFSSAIAEILSGFRGELRRKIFGSIEDKTDIASTGEKLSIQGFQISEDHLKQFALLRQLSEDYIKAEVEAQAKKAVENANAQVGNRGRGKKRRVDGAPQKTLAFWTYIDTQMSRFRKYPIAKRTELLKHILRQDRKKYPDRTGQARWFPPSNQLIVSQWQADASYSIQVMAGYTLTAAQEGSDAPPTGSGDPDEAEGPANRDDLPEEEGQENQEDQEEDGTLGGDEGGRNAQGGIGTNGDFQEDAPSLFDDEVTHTSTQRRPEDRHTSDGPGNGPTRPRVTGDSLSNNGAPSNPSPQRPIQRDTPESVGPVRGTPGPQGGRVTTLAQTSRGSPFPLRSRTSAPQAPRPLASGTPNVTSGGRVLTRSSAQRLQVPEPYDPMDSETAAASVSM